A single Vespula vulgaris chromosome 3, iyVesVulg1.1, whole genome shotgun sequence DNA region contains:
- the LOC127062829 gene encoding E3 ubiquitin-protein ligase RNF38 isoform X3: MTATRECYPIRDCPGVGTSAGPAGKEVSYHAGVGGSSVGYKPPPQHSPQSRGPPPHFPQEPVGPTTNSSPLHISICGQENIMRGPLPNMSPGLAASDVDMEYRRNSQATNQLPLSPVQIQASPAYYRQPSQDDGRKSESPSRKRRRISRNGTVSGIEVRETTPPAPTPPLHTTPPTWEFSSASQRRSPRNHMSTRGSPTMRNRYQRYTDSFGLSYPFIPGHNPHPTIHNSHHGIHGSHHNIHNSHHNLHSSHHNIHNAHQTHPRHPPGTGHHPAQGANGPVVVDVGQVGVSGLGVAVSGEPLWHPQATSYRIPCQLHGIYTPTGAHPFAHSCQVTHHHNHYPATHATHPGHSLVGSIVGAASRGYPTPAGGPVAALHHAHAPPPPVHTTHYTAHHQLSQQREVELELIESHHHHRVGATAGAPLPLPHSYSPPALTQVTTPPPIFLSETRNSQLEMIQTRTRRAASNVHTLRRPRSSRWRGTPPLPPTTYPGFLLHFLAMFSNPPLSPYSHADLSSPDSATENYEALLSLAERLGEAKPRGLTRAEVEQLPSYKFNAETHQSDQTNCVVCMCDFEALQSLRVLPCSHEFHSKCIDKWLKSNRTCPICRGDAGEYFGNSGASSD, from the exons GGATTGTCCAGGAGTTGGCACATCGGCGGGTCCGGCCGGTAAGGAAGTTTCCTATCACGCTGGCGTAGGTGGAAGCAGCGTTGGATATAAACCGCCTCCGCAGCACAGTCCACAGTCGAGAGGCCCGCCACCTCATTTCCCTCAGGAACCCGTCGGGCCAACGACCAATTCTTCGCCGCTTCACATCAGTATTTGCGGACaa GAGAATATAATGCGTGGTCCTCTTCCAAATATGAGTCCTGGGCTTGCAGCCAGCGATGTGGATATGGAATACCGCAGAAACTCACAAG CCACAAACCAGTTACCACTGAGTCCTGTACAGATCCAAGCCTCGCCTGCTTATTATAGGCAACCTAGTCAGGATGATGGTAGAAAG agTGAATCTCCGTCTAGAAAACGTCGTCGGATATCTAGAAATGGTACGGTTTCCGGTATCGAAGTAAGAGAAACTACACCACCCGCACCAACGCCACCTCTACACACGACCCCACCAACCTGGGAATTTTCATCGGCCTCGCAACGTCGATCTCCACGTAACCACATGTCTACTCGTGGTAGTCCTACAATGAGAAATCGTTATCAACGATACACGGATTCCTTTGGTCTTTCCTATCCCTTTATCCCTGGCCATAATCCCCATCCCACGATCCATAACTCTCATCATGGAATTCATGGTTCCCATCACAATATCCATAATTCCCATCACAATCTACACAGTTCGCATCACAATATTCACAATGCGCATCAAACGCATCCTCGACATCCACCTGGCACAGGACATCATCCCGCGCAAGGCGCTAACGGACCAGTAGTCGTTGATGTGGGTCAAGTCGGTGTGTCGGGTCTTGGTGTCGCTGTTAGCGGAGAACCATTGTGGCATCCACAAGCGACGAGCTATAGAATTCCTTGTCAGCTGCACGGAATTTATACGCCAACTGGAGCGCATCCATTCGCACATTCGTGTCAa GTAAcgcatcatcataatcattatcCTGCGACTCACGCGACTCATCCTGGTCATAGTTTGGTAGGATCCATAGTTGGTGCAGCCTCTAGAGGGTATCCAACACCTGCAGGTGGTCCGGTTGCTGCGCTTCATCATGCACACGCACCACCTCCACCCGTCCATACTACTCATTATACAGCCCACCACCAACTCTCTCAGCAg agAGAGGTAGAATTGGAATTGATAGAGTCGCACCATCATCACAGAGTTGGAGCTACTGCCGGTGCACCGTTACCATTGCCACATTCGTATTCTCCTCCAGCTCTTACTCAAGTTACAACACCGCCTCCGATTTTCTTATCCGAGACGCGAAATAGCCAGTTAGAAATGATTCAGACGAGAACTCGTAGAGCGGCTTCGAACGTTCATACTCTCAGGCGACCAAGATCGAGTAGATGGAGAGGCACGCCTCCGTTACCACCTACGACATATCCAGGATTCTTGCTACATTTCTT aGCGATGTTCAGCAATCCACCTTTATCTCCATACAGCCATGCAGACTTGTCCTCGCCCGATTCGGCAACAGAGAATTACGAGGCGCTTCTATCCTTGGCGGAAAGACTCGGAGAAGCTAAGCCACGTGGTTTAACGCGTGCGGAGGTTGAACAATTACCCTCCTACAAATTCAATGCGGAGACGCATCAAAGTGATCAAACGAATTGCGTTGTCTGCATGTGCGATTTCGAAGCTCTACAATCGCTTCGCGTTTTGCCGTGCTCGCACGAATTTCATTCTAAATGTATTGACAAGTGGCTTAAA TCAAACAGAACGTGCCCGATATGTCGCGGCGACGCTGGAGAATATTTTGGTAATAGTGGCGCAAGTAGCGACTGA